A section of the Hevea brasiliensis isolate MT/VB/25A 57/8 chromosome 17, ASM3005281v1, whole genome shotgun sequence genome encodes:
- the LOC110648307 gene encoding 40S ribosomal protein S11 produces the protein MAEQTEKAFLKQPKVFLCSKKSGKGKRPGKGGNRFWKSVGLGFKTPREAIEGTYIDKKCPFTGTVSIRGRILAGTCHSAKMMRTIIVRRNYLHFIKKYQRYEKRHSNIPAHISPCFRVKEGDHVIIGQCRPLSKTVRFNVLKVIPAGSSGGGKKAFTGM, from the exons ATGGCGGAGCAG ACTGAGAAGGCATTTTTGAAGCAACCCAAGGTGTTTCTATG TTCAAAGAAATCTGGGAAGGGAAAGAGGCCTGGAAAGGGTGGAAATCGATTCTGGAAAAGCGTCGGCTTGGGTTTCAAGACTCCCAGAGAAGCTATTGAAG GAACTTATATTGATAAGAAATGCCCCTTCACTGGAACTGTGTCTATCAGGGGTCGAATCTTAGCTGGAACTTGCCACAGTGCCAAGATGATGAGGACCATTATTGTCCGCCGGAATTACCTTCATTTTATAAAGAAATACCAAAG ATATGAAAAGAGACATTCAAATATTCCAGCACACATATCTCCATGTTTCCGTGTGAAAGAAGGAGATCATGTTATTATTGGGCAATGCAG ACCACTATCAAAGACTGTTAGATTCAATGTGCTTAAGGTGATTCCTGCTGGATCTTCTGGCGGTGGCAAGAAGGCCTTCACAGGAATGTGA